Proteins from a genomic interval of Anatilimnocola floriformis:
- a CDS encoding major capsid protein, with amino-acid sequence MGLSVSQVLAPKTIVKAVQQLNLPGTTLQRLFGWHFSGTNKLQQSGRNFAYDVVQNTRQIATARVPGQASSRQRPQQIQASTGTFPRSAETISLFDEDLLNRRAIGGPSDELDSRGETYVTRQEAYLAQRFANLIEFQTAAMLRGSYAYQEEGDELRHGFTGNGVQISFSVPTGNTSQLDMLGEGDILNADWASAGTDIPQHLHQINAAMVRLTGLGLAHVALTSVGWQYLVNNTKVQAQGGSANVVFDSLQRIGAGEFSVVLRAIPWVTFHVIDYGLDIWNGSSHTFAKLIDDTHAAFFPEGLQCCPDH; translated from the coding sequence ATGGGTCTTTCCGTTTCTCAAGTGCTTGCCCCGAAGACGATTGTCAAAGCGGTGCAGCAACTCAATTTGCCGGGCACCACGTTGCAGCGGCTCTTCGGCTGGCATTTCAGCGGCACGAACAAGTTGCAGCAGTCGGGTCGCAACTTTGCCTACGATGTGGTCCAAAACACGCGTCAGATTGCGACTGCCCGTGTGCCGGGCCAGGCTTCGTCGCGGCAGCGGCCACAGCAGATTCAGGCGAGCACCGGCACGTTTCCGCGCTCGGCAGAAACGATCTCGCTGTTCGACGAAGACCTGCTCAATCGTCGCGCCATCGGCGGGCCGAGCGATGAACTCGATTCGCGCGGCGAGACATACGTCACGCGGCAGGAAGCTTATCTCGCGCAGCGGTTCGCCAACCTGATCGAGTTTCAGACGGCGGCCATGTTGCGCGGCAGCTATGCCTATCAGGAAGAAGGAGACGAGCTGCGGCATGGCTTCACGGGTAATGGCGTGCAGATCTCGTTCTCGGTTCCCACCGGTAATACGAGTCAGCTCGACATGCTCGGCGAGGGGGACATCTTGAATGCCGACTGGGCCTCGGCGGGGACCGACATTCCCCAGCACTTGCACCAGATCAATGCTGCCATGGTGCGATTGACGGGGCTGGGGCTCGCGCACGTCGCGCTCACCAGCGTCGGCTGGCAATACCTGGTGAATAACACCAAGGTGCAAGCGCAAGGAGGTTCGGCCAACGTCGTGTTCGATTCGCTGCAGCGGATCGGCGCGGGTGAGTTTTCGGTGGTGCTGCGGGCGATTCCTTGGGTGACGTTTCACGTGATCGATTATGGTCTCGACATCTGGAATGGCTCGAGCCACACGTTTGCCAAGCTGATCGACGATACGCACGCGGCGTTCTTCCCCGAAGGGCTTCAGTGCTGCCCGGATCACTGA
- a CDS encoding head decoration protein: MTQFTTGNAPGVGSAVTSEQKQITWSGRHGQDQVVTQRAVIHSSTTDSGNTPTTTLRAGLVVAIRDTDSKVTKYTPDANDGSQIAVGVLDQHQDMLVDGVATERYTQMIVHGLVREGELINLDTRARQQLSQQVVFDRKPLSPAPMLAPRGVYRKTTSYSLTQGDNGLLFAATGAATFTLPTKANGLAFRIVQLADSDLTIAGSGDLIHKGNAAASSVVFSTTGQKIGSQVLVECIYTASSTLKWLVTNLGGTTATVS, encoded by the coding sequence ATGACGCAGTTCACCACAGGCAATGCACCCGGCGTTGGTTCCGCAGTTACCTCGGAGCAGAAGCAGATCACCTGGTCGGGCCGGCATGGCCAGGATCAGGTGGTCACGCAGCGGGCGGTGATTCACAGCAGTACGACCGACAGCGGCAACACGCCGACGACCACGCTGCGGGCCGGCTTGGTCGTTGCCATTCGCGATACCGACAGCAAGGTGACGAAGTATACGCCCGACGCGAACGATGGTTCGCAAATCGCCGTCGGCGTGCTCGATCAACATCAAGACATGCTCGTCGATGGCGTGGCCACGGAGCGGTACACGCAGATGATCGTGCATGGCTTGGTGCGCGAGGGAGAGTTGATCAATCTCGACACGCGGGCCCGGCAGCAGTTGAGCCAGCAGGTCGTGTTCGATCGCAAGCCCTTGTCGCCGGCGCCGATGTTGGCGCCGCGGGGCGTGTATCGCAAGACGACCAGCTACTCGCTGACCCAGGGTGACAACGGCTTGCTCTTTGCCGCGACCGGCGCGGCGACGTTCACGCTGCCGACGAAAGCCAATGGCCTGGCGTTTCGGATCGTGCAACTCGCCGATAGCGATCTGACGATCGCCGGCAGCGGCGATCTGATTCACAAAGGCAACGCCGCCGCCAGCTCGGTCGTGTTCAGCACGACCGGCCAGAAGATCGGCAGTCAGGTGCTTGTGGAATGCATCTACACGGCCAGTTCCACGCTGAAGTGGCTGGTGACGAACCTCGGCGGTACGACCGCGACGGTGTCGTAG
- the dacB gene encoding D-alanyl-D-alanine carboxypeptidase/D-alanyl-D-alanine endopeptidase has protein sequence MSLSASRIVCAGSLARRVVSFPFSFYCSTPMHISFRPIGCLLLGLCLAMGGFARSSHGQDSLETQVQALLDEPIYRQSHWGLLFVDLQSGDVVYEHNRHKLFAPASATKIFSTSAALDGLGADYRFRTPVFARGSVNSAGKLSGDLILRASGDPTLGGRTSDKGTIEFADSDHTYANWSSEAGLTPQEPLAGLNDLARQVRASGIRAVDGEVLVDDQLFERAESSGSGPKQVSPIVVNDNVIDLVLKPAEAGKPAEVTWRPHCGLLRVESRVETIAAGGKTEMFLRDHDGLITITGKLAADKQPVVRIQEVSDPAGWARSLFIEALERAGVTVSCSPSLKHPTHSLPSASQYAELKQVAELKSLPFSENAKLILKVSHNLHASELPLLLAASKGKKTLADGMKLQREFLQRCGVNVETISFGGGAGGARADYVTPQATVQLLQHLATRKDFAAFEQALPVMGVDGTLAKTVKSDSPVRGKVQAKTGTLVWDNVLNDQGLITSKALAGYLTTASGKRLAFAAFINGVPARDGVDSKKVGNDLGRLCEIIHRAK, from the coding sequence ATGAGTCTCTCGGCGTCGCGCATCGTTTGCGCCGGTTCGCTCGCCAGGCGGGTCGTCTCGTTCCCCTTCAGCTTTTATTGCTCGACCCCCATGCACATTTCATTTCGACCGATCGGTTGCCTGTTGCTGGGTTTGTGCCTGGCCATGGGTGGTTTTGCGCGCAGTAGTCACGGCCAGGATTCGCTCGAAACGCAAGTTCAAGCCCTGCTCGATGAACCCATCTATCGCCAGTCGCATTGGGGTTTGCTGTTCGTCGATTTGCAGTCGGGCGACGTCGTGTACGAGCACAACCGCCACAAACTCTTTGCGCCGGCATCGGCGACAAAGATTTTTTCTACTTCGGCCGCCCTCGATGGCCTGGGTGCCGATTACCGCTTTCGCACGCCGGTCTTCGCCCGTGGCAGCGTGAATAGCGCGGGCAAGCTAAGTGGCGATTTGATTTTGCGGGCCAGCGGCGATCCCACGCTCGGCGGCCGCACGAGCGATAAAGGAACCATCGAGTTCGCCGATTCCGACCACACGTACGCCAACTGGAGCAGCGAAGCCGGTCTCACTCCGCAGGAGCCGCTCGCTGGTCTCAACGATCTCGCCCGCCAGGTGCGAGCCAGCGGCATTCGGGCGGTCGACGGCGAAGTGCTTGTTGACGATCAACTATTCGAACGAGCCGAGAGCTCGGGGAGCGGGCCGAAGCAAGTCTCGCCGATTGTGGTCAACGACAACGTGATCGATCTCGTGCTCAAACCAGCCGAAGCCGGCAAGCCAGCCGAGGTTACCTGGCGGCCTCATTGCGGATTGCTGCGAGTCGAGTCGCGTGTCGAAACCATCGCCGCCGGCGGAAAAACTGAAATGTTTCTCCGCGATCACGATGGCTTGATCACCATCACGGGCAAATTAGCCGCCGACAAACAGCCCGTCGTCCGCATTCAAGAAGTGAGCGATCCCGCCGGCTGGGCCCGCTCGCTCTTCATCGAAGCCCTCGAGCGCGCCGGCGTGACGGTTTCGTGCAGCCCCTCGCTCAAGCATCCCACCCATTCGCTTCCCAGCGCAAGTCAGTATGCCGAGCTCAAGCAAGTAGCCGAGTTGAAGTCGTTACCCTTCTCGGAAAATGCCAAGCTCATTCTGAAAGTCAGCCATAATCTGCATGCCAGCGAGTTGCCGCTGCTGCTCGCGGCCAGCAAGGGAAAGAAGACACTCGCCGATGGCATGAAGTTGCAGCGCGAATTTCTGCAGCGCTGCGGCGTGAATGTGGAAACAATCTCCTTCGGTGGCGGCGCGGGAGGCGCGCGGGCAGACTACGTCACGCCGCAGGCCACCGTGCAACTGCTGCAACATCTAGCCACGCGCAAAGATTTCGCCGCGTTCGAACAAGCCCTACCGGTGATGGGTGTCGATGGAACGCTGGCCAAGACCGTGAAGTCCGACAGCCCGGTGCGCGGTAAAGTACAAGCCAAGACTGGTACGCTGGTGTGGGACAACGTCCTCAACGATCAGGGCCTCATCACCAGCAAGGCGCTCGCCGGTTATCTGACGACTGCGTCGGGCAAGCGTCTCGCCTTCGCGGCCTTCATCAACGGTGTGCCAGCCCGCGATGGCGTCGACAGCAAAAAGGTCGGCAACGATCTCGGCCGGCTGTGCGAAATCATTCATCGCGCCAAGTAA
- a CDS encoding tetratricopeptide repeat protein: MTESEATCRLYTAAMLAELSGVETWRIRNWQRRGWLQACEQQHRVSYFDFAEVAVARQLAQLHQAGAAPKQIQAQLRKLQRAAPDVARPMAELSVVLDGRQILLRSDSGLIEPGGQKRFEFDGDEATAETPATILSPAQFLASGGASTTPAATLAEWALQLDEQGDLPGALDLLRAALAANGPSAEWSFQLAEMLYRQGDLSAARERYYCAIELDEDFVEARANLGCVLAELGQSELAVAALEGAILHHPNYADAHYHLARLLDEAAQAGDAETHWQRFLELAPESPWAEEALQRIEAARL; encoded by the coding sequence ATGACCGAATCAGAGGCCACCTGCCGACTCTACACCGCCGCGATGCTGGCCGAACTCTCGGGCGTCGAAACCTGGCGGATTCGCAACTGGCAGCGCCGCGGCTGGCTGCAAGCCTGCGAACAGCAGCACCGCGTGTCGTATTTCGATTTCGCCGAAGTGGCCGTTGCGCGGCAGCTCGCGCAACTCCATCAGGCCGGCGCCGCGCCCAAACAGATTCAAGCCCAGCTCCGCAAGTTGCAGCGCGCTGCTCCGGATGTCGCACGGCCGATGGCAGAGTTGAGTGTCGTGCTCGACGGCCGGCAGATTTTGCTGCGCAGCGATTCCGGCTTGATCGAACCGGGGGGCCAAAAACGCTTCGAATTTGATGGCGACGAAGCCACCGCCGAAACACCGGCGACCATCCTTTCGCCCGCGCAATTTCTGGCCAGCGGCGGCGCGAGCACGACGCCCGCGGCCACACTCGCCGAATGGGCGCTGCAGCTTGACGAACAAGGAGATTTGCCCGGCGCGCTCGATTTGCTCCGCGCCGCTCTCGCCGCCAATGGCCCGTCGGCGGAATGGTCGTTCCAGCTGGCCGAAATGCTGTATCGACAGGGAGATCTATCAGCCGCCCGCGAACGCTATTACTGCGCGATCGAGCTCGACGAAGACTTCGTCGAAGCTCGCGCCAACCTCGGCTGCGTCCTCGCCGAGCTAGGACAATCCGAACTGGCCGTCGCCGCGCTCGAAGGGGCGATTCTGCACCATCCAAACTACGCCGACGCGCATTATCATTTGGCGAGATTGCTCGACGAAGCTGCGCAGGCCGGCGACGCCGAGACGCATTGGCAGCGTTTTCTGGAACTGGCCCCGGAGAGTCCGTGGGCAGAAGAAGCCTTGCAGCGCATCGAGGCTGCAAGGCTGTAA
- a CDS encoding helix-turn-helix domain-containing protein produces the protein MITSRTAINFARILELAAEGHSQRWIARRLGIDRATVSQVVQAAAEQPNPQAASNAAEINFSSDLPNPDDAPPGFDPANVRRCCGCGALVYLWPCLACCHAAGIFETTSQK, from the coding sequence ATGATCACTTCACGCACTGCCATCAACTTCGCGCGCATTTTAGAGCTGGCGGCGGAGGGACATTCGCAGCGCTGGATCGCCCGCCGCTTGGGCATCGATCGCGCCACCGTCAGCCAAGTTGTGCAAGCGGCGGCAGAGCAGCCGAACCCACAAGCAGCATCAAACGCGGCAGAAATCAACTTTTCCAGCGATCTGCCGAATCCCGACGATGCTCCCCCGGGCTTCGATCCGGCCAACGTCCGGCGCTGTTGCGGTTGTGGCGCACTCGTTTATCTCTGGCCCTGCCTGGCTTGTTGCCATGCCGCGGGAATCTTCGAAACGACCTCGCAGAAATAG
- a CDS encoding GNAT family N-acetyltransferase: MQCTVSVESPVRDSFRVRQIIGMFDLPEKKAWGETFTADIPAPGDEWSIGCIVGPSGSGKSTLARAAFPDHFYEAQPWPRQRAVIDCLGAAPIQQITHTLTAVGLGSPPAWLKPHSVLSNGEKFRCELARALLTTAHSKGEEKLLVFDEFTSLVDRQVAKIASAAISRSIRSGKLNCRFVAVTCHADVVPWLEPDWVLDLSQPAGSQLSRVRLRRPQLQFRVTSVPKKLWQLFARHHYLSGGLNAASSCFAAWHEEQPIAFCALVPVLGKKGQKRISRIVTLPDYQGLGIGLRLAERVAEFGRALGSRVSITASHPAVIGACRQSPRWQLRSFKPLGNLGRQRFEQRVIVGSAGRGVASFEYLGERITKE; encoded by the coding sequence ATGCAATGCACCGTTTCTGTCGAGTCGCCGGTTCGCGATAGTTTTCGCGTCCGGCAGATCATCGGCATGTTCGATCTGCCGGAGAAAAAGGCCTGGGGCGAAACCTTCACCGCCGATATTCCCGCACCGGGCGACGAGTGGTCGATCGGTTGCATTGTGGGACCCTCAGGAAGCGGCAAGTCGACGCTGGCCCGCGCGGCATTTCCCGATCACTTCTATGAAGCGCAACCTTGGCCGCGGCAGCGCGCGGTGATCGATTGCCTGGGCGCTGCGCCGATCCAGCAGATCACGCACACGCTCACCGCCGTTGGCCTCGGTAGTCCGCCGGCCTGGCTCAAGCCTCACTCAGTACTCAGCAATGGTGAAAAGTTTCGCTGCGAGCTCGCGCGGGCACTGCTGACGACTGCCCATTCAAAAGGTGAAGAAAAGTTGCTCGTCTTCGATGAGTTCACTTCGCTCGTCGATCGCCAGGTAGCCAAGATCGCGAGCGCTGCCATCAGCCGTTCGATTCGTAGCGGCAAGTTGAACTGCCGGTTCGTCGCCGTCACTTGTCATGCCGATGTCGTGCCGTGGCTGGAGCCCGATTGGGTGCTCGATTTGAGTCAGCCAGCCGGTTCGCAGCTATCGCGGGTGCGTCTTCGGCGACCGCAACTTCAGTTCCGCGTTACCAGCGTGCCGAAAAAACTGTGGCAACTCTTTGCCCGACATCATTATCTGAGCGGCGGCTTGAATGCAGCCTCGAGTTGCTTTGCGGCCTGGCACGAAGAGCAGCCAATCGCGTTTTGCGCGCTCGTGCCAGTGCTCGGCAAGAAAGGTCAGAAGCGGATCAGCCGCATCGTGACATTGCCCGATTATCAGGGCCTCGGCATTGGCCTGCGACTGGCCGAGCGTGTGGCCGAGTTCGGCCGAGCGCTGGGTTCGCGCGTGAGCATCACGGCCAGTCATCCCGCTGTGATCGGCGCTTGTCGCCAGTCGCCGCGCTGGCAACTTCGATCCTTCAAACCACTGGGCAATCTTGGTCGCCAGCGATTCGAGCAGCGAGTGATCGTCGGCTCGGCTGGCCGCGGCGTGGCGTCGTTTGAGTATCTCGGTGAGCGCATAACAAAGGAATAG
- a CDS encoding terminase large subunit domain-containing protein gives MSHSQSAQNLLSTEAAEPTQPKVESSRPVAWVPHRPWPKQQTFMQLTCLEALYGGAAGGGKSEALLMAALEHVHVPGYAALILRRDTQRLNLAGGLIPRSHEWLSGKGATWSSAQKRWTFPTGAEPATLTFGYLRDRHDKYRYGSSEFQFIAFDELTEFPEEDYLFLFSRLRRKRGLHAPLRIRSASNPGNIGHLWVRSRFIHPDYLAHGTDQSRAAIIWHQDRAYVPAQIGDNPALDEQEYRQSLVHLPPLARERLMHGDWTIQEQGLIQSEWLRYFQTTGAGAEIMLHLLSPPGEIVQSIAARDCRRFVTIDPAGTSADRARERQGRSASWSVAQVWDQPRGPFSKLLILRDQARERVGFDGLCRMLMRLHEEWRPGAMWIENEKLGQAAVDVLKNRLPLRTIATQARDKVARAALLLDKLTRGEVFLPQQSLQWRPTLEAEWLAWTGDPLEAADQIDAAAYAAILGNQQPSGPVSFSMLTLPLFSRTLP, from the coding sequence ATGAGTCACTCGCAATCAGCGCAAAATCTGCTCAGCACTGAGGCCGCGGAACCAACGCAACCAAAGGTCGAGTCATCGCGGCCCGTCGCTTGGGTGCCGCATCGTCCCTGGCCAAAACAGCAGACATTCATGCAGCTGACTTGCCTGGAAGCGCTCTACGGCGGTGCGGCTGGCGGCGGCAAAAGTGAAGCGCTGTTGATGGCAGCGCTCGAGCATGTGCATGTGCCCGGTTATGCCGCGCTGATTTTGCGGCGCGACACGCAGCGGCTGAACCTGGCCGGCGGTTTGATTCCGCGTTCGCACGAATGGCTGTCCGGCAAAGGAGCGACGTGGAGCAGCGCGCAGAAGCGCTGGACATTTCCCACCGGCGCCGAACCGGCCACGCTGACGTTTGGTTATCTACGTGATCGGCACGACAAGTATCGCTACGGCAGCAGCGAGTTTCAGTTCATCGCGTTCGACGAACTGACGGAGTTTCCGGAGGAGGATTACCTCTTTCTCTTCAGTCGGCTGCGACGGAAGCGCGGGCTGCACGCGCCGCTGCGGATTCGCTCGGCGAGCAATCCGGGAAACATCGGCCATCTGTGGGTTCGGTCGCGCTTCATTCATCCTGACTACCTTGCTCACGGTACGGATCAATCTCGGGCTGCGATTATCTGGCATCAAGATCGAGCTTATGTGCCGGCGCAGATCGGCGACAATCCGGCGCTCGACGAGCAAGAGTATCGACAGAGTCTCGTTCATCTGCCGCCCCTCGCGCGCGAACGGCTGATGCACGGCGATTGGACGATTCAGGAGCAAGGACTCATTCAAAGCGAATGGTTGCGGTATTTCCAAACGACGGGCGCGGGTGCTGAGATCATGCTGCACTTGCTATCGCCGCCGGGCGAGATCGTGCAGAGCATTGCCGCGCGTGACTGTCGACGGTTTGTCACCATCGATCCGGCCGGCACGAGCGCCGATCGGGCTCGCGAACGGCAAGGACGTTCAGCGAGTTGGAGCGTGGCGCAAGTTTGGGATCAACCGCGCGGACCGTTCTCGAAGCTGCTGATTCTCCGCGATCAAGCGCGCGAGCGCGTGGGCTTCGATGGTTTGTGCCGCATGCTGATGCGTTTGCACGAGGAGTGGCGGCCCGGGGCAATGTGGATCGAAAACGAAAAGCTGGGCCAGGCCGCGGTCGATGTGCTGAAGAACCGTCTACCGCTGCGAACCATCGCCACGCAAGCGCGCGACAAAGTGGCCCGCGCGGCGCTGCTACTCGACAAGCTCACTCGCGGCGAAGTCTTCCTGCCGCAACAAAGCCTGCAATGGCGTCCCACCCTCGAAGCCGAATGGCTGGCCTGGACCGGCGACCCATTGGAAGCCGCCGATCAGATCGACGCGGCTGCCTACGCGGCGATTCTGGGGAATCAGCAGCCCAGCGGGCCGGTCAGTTTCAGCATGCTGACGTTGCCGTTATTCTCCCGCACGCTTCCATGA
- a CDS encoding M16 family metallopeptidase: MPATAAQKIHVHPLANGLTLVAEEMDWLESAAFALLLPAGCVHEQQNQAGLASLTCEMLQRGAGKRDSRQFIADLENLGADTSASVSVTHTTFGGSMPCESLPKVLGLYADVVRRPLLPEDQFEDAQLSCLQEVRAVEDDLGQRVMQELRRRYYGDPWGRSSQGKTETLQAVTHKDVKNYFNDRIRPNRGILSIAGKIDWPQVRDLVENLFGDWRPGLDNQLVETAPERGYHHIEHESSQTLVGLAIDGLSYANEDYFQLRGAIGALSDGMSSRLFTEVREKRGYVYSVYAMCNSLKDRGSVIAFAGTTPEHGQDTFDVTWGELQRMFAGIEQAELDRLKGRIKRSLIIQQESSPSRAGNIALDWYYLQHVRTKEELQSLIDNLTVKSINGWLEKHPPKNLTVVSLGPQPIKVDVK; the protein is encoded by the coding sequence ATGCCCGCTACTGCTGCTCAAAAAATCCACGTCCACCCGCTCGCCAACGGCCTCACGCTGGTGGCCGAAGAAATGGACTGGCTCGAGTCCGCCGCGTTCGCTCTGCTGTTGCCCGCCGGTTGCGTGCATGAACAGCAGAACCAAGCTGGCTTGGCTTCGCTCACGTGCGAGATGTTGCAGCGCGGCGCGGGCAAACGCGACAGCCGGCAGTTCATCGCCGATCTCGAAAACCTCGGAGCCGATACCAGCGCCTCGGTCAGCGTCACGCACACCACCTTCGGCGGCTCGATGCCCTGCGAAAGCTTGCCGAAGGTCTTGGGGTTATATGCCGATGTCGTGCGCCGGCCGTTGCTGCCCGAGGATCAATTCGAAGACGCGCAGTTGTCGTGTCTGCAAGAAGTGCGGGCCGTCGAAGACGACCTGGGCCAGCGCGTGATGCAGGAACTGCGTCGCCGTTACTACGGCGATCCCTGGGGCCGCAGCTCACAAGGAAAGACGGAAACGCTGCAAGCCGTCACGCACAAGGACGTGAAGAACTACTTCAACGATCGCATCCGCCCGAACCGCGGCATCCTCAGCATCGCCGGCAAGATCGATTGGCCGCAGGTTCGCGACCTCGTCGAAAATCTCTTCGGCGACTGGCGGCCCGGCCTCGATAACCAACTCGTCGAAACCGCGCCGGAGCGCGGCTATCACCACATCGAACACGAATCGAGCCAAACGCTCGTCGGCCTGGCCATCGATGGTTTGTCGTACGCCAACGAAGACTACTTTCAGCTGCGCGGCGCCATCGGCGCTCTCAGCGACGGCATGAGCAGCCGTCTCTTCACCGAGGTTCGCGAGAAGCGCGGCTACGTCTACAGCGTGTACGCGATGTGCAACTCGCTGAAGGACCGCGGCAGCGTCATCGCCTTTGCCGGCACCACGCCCGAGCACGGCCAGGATACGTTCGATGTGACCTGGGGCGAACTGCAACGGATGTTCGCTGGCATCGAACAAGCCGAACTCGACCGCTTGAAGGGGCGCATCAAGCGCTCGCTGATCATCCAGCAGGAATCGAGCCCCTCGCGGGCCGGCAACATCGCCCTCGATTGGTACTACCTGCAGCACGTGCGAACCAAGGAAGAGCTGCAGTCGCTCATCGACAACCTCACGGTGAAATCGATCAACGGCTGGCTGGAAAAGCATCCGCCAAAAAATCTCACCGTGGTGTCGCTCGGCCCGCAGCCGATTAAAGTGGATGTGAAGTAG
- a CDS encoding GNAT family N-acetyltransferase, with amino-acid sequence MGITYFKRYRMEIELRLIPADAPALPADYALLAWSEQMIPLHADAKFRCFCDEMDASVFPCLGSRAGCKRLMTEIAARDGFLPSATWLVQHWPEENRRPEICGTIQGVAESGGYGAIQNVGIAPEHRGRGLGAILVWQSLQGFKQAGLSRVFLEVTAQNTPAVRLYQRIGFRKTKTVYKASEVAYA; translated from the coding sequence ATGGGCATCACCTATTTCAAGCGCTATCGCATGGAGATTGAGCTGCGGCTCATCCCCGCCGACGCGCCGGCGTTGCCCGCCGATTATGCCTTGCTGGCCTGGTCGGAGCAGATGATTCCGCTCCATGCCGATGCCAAGTTCCGCTGCTTTTGCGACGAGATGGACGCCAGTGTCTTTCCGTGCCTTGGGAGCCGCGCAGGTTGCAAACGGTTGATGACCGAGATCGCGGCCCGCGACGGCTTTTTGCCGTCGGCCACTTGGCTGGTGCAGCACTGGCCGGAAGAAAACCGTCGGCCGGAGATCTGCGGCACGATTCAGGGTGTCGCCGAAAGTGGCGGTTACGGCGCGATCCAAAACGTCGGCATCGCCCCCGAACATCGCGGCCGCGGCCTGGGAGCGATTCTCGTCTGGCAGTCGCTGCAAGGCTTCAAGCAAGCCGGCCTATCGCGGGTTTTTCTGGAAGTGACCGCCCAAAACACCCCCGCCGTCCGCCTCTATCAGCGGATCGGTTTTCGCAAGACGAAGACCGTGTACAAGGCTAGTGAGGTTGCGTACGCGTAG